Below is a genomic region from Pseudomonas svalbardensis.
ACCAGCAGCGAGGATAACAATTTCTAAAGACATGACTGGCTACCAATCCTGGGTGGTCAGCGGCTGCGACCAGGTTATGAATATCTAAAAAGAAAAAAGGGTAGCCGAGGCTACCCTTTTTAATCAATCGCACAACAAGCAGTGGCCTATTAGTGGCCGAACTTCTTGCGGATCTGCTGGACGGTGCGCAGCTGAGCTGCAGCCTCGGCCAGACGTGCGGCAGCAGAACCGTAATCGAATTCTGCGCCACGGTCATGCAAGGCCTTCTCGGCAGCCTTAACGGCTTCCTGAGCGGAGGCTTCGTCCAGGTCGGCGGCACGTTGCACAGTGTCGGCAAGTACCTTGACCATGTTCGGCTGAACCTCGAGGAAACCGCCAGAGATGTAATACACCTCCTCTTCCCCGCCCTGCTTGATCAGGCGGATCGGGCCCGGCTTGAGATTAGTGATCAGCGGCGCGTGACCCAGGGCGATACCAAGATCACCCAGTGCACCGTGCGCAACCACCATCTCGACCAGGCCGGAGAAGATTTCCCCTTCCGCGCTGACGATATCGCAATGGACTGTCATAGCCATCTGATTGCCTCAACCTAAATTAGCGCCCGTTGCCGGGCGCCGGGATTACAGTTTCTTGGCTTTCTCGATCGCTTCTTCGATGCCGCCGACCATGTAGAACGCTTGTTCTGGCAGGTGGTCGTAGTCACCGTTGAGGATGCCTTTGAAGCCAGCAATGGTGTCTTTCAGGGAAACGTATTTACCCGAAGCACCGGTGAAGACTTCAGCCACGAAGAACGGCTGCGACAAGAAACGCTGGATCTTACGAGCACGGTTTACCAACTGCTTGTCGGCTTCCGACAGCTCGTCCATACCCAGGATCGCAATGATGTCCTTCAGTTCTTTGTAACGTTGCAGAACATACTGTACGCCGCGAGCGGTGTCGTAGTGGTCCTGGCCGATTACGTTCGGGTCCAGCTGGCGCGAAGTCGAGTCGAGTGGATCGACCGCTGGGTAGATACCCAGGGAAGCGATGTCACGGGACAGAACGACGGTGGCGTCCAAGTGGGCGAAAGTGGTCGCTGGCGACGGGTCAGTCAAGTCATCCGCCGGTACGTATACCGCTTGGATCGAAGTGATCGAACCGTTTTTGGTCGAAGTGATACGCTCTTGCAGAGTGCCCATCTCTTCGGCCAGGGTCGGCTGGTAACCTACTGCGGAAGGCATACGGCCCAGCAGTGCGGATACTTCAGTACCGGCCAGGGTGTAACGATAGATGTTGTCGACGAACAGCAGTACGTCGTTACCTTCGTCACGGAACTTCTCGGCCATGGTCAGGCCGGTCAGTGCTACGCGCAGACGGTTACCCGGCGGCTCGTTCATCTGACCGTAAACCAGTGCCACTTTGTCCAGAACGTTGGAATCCTTCATCTCGTGGTAGAAGTCGTTACCCTCACGAGTACGCTCACCCACACCGGCGAACACGGAATAACCGGCGTGCTCGATGGCGATGTTACGGATCAGTTCCATCATGTTTACGGTTTTGCCTACACCGGCACCACCGAACAGACCGACTTTACCACCCTTGGCGAACGGGCAAACCAGGTCGATAACCTTGATGCCGGTTTCCAGCAGGTCGTTGCCGCCAGCTTGTTCAGCGAAGGTTGGCGCAGGACGGTGAATGCCCCAGCGCTCTTCGGTGTCGATCGGGCCAGCTTCGTCGATCGGGTTGCCCAGAACGTCCATGATCCGGCCCAGGGTCGCTTTACCGACCGGTACGGAGATGGCTGCGCCGGAGTCCTTGACTTCCAGACCGCGCTTCAAGCCTTCGGTGGAACCCATCGCAATGGTACGAACCACGCCGTCGCCCAGCTGTTGCTGAACTTCGAGAGTAGTCCCGGCCGCGCTTTGTACTTCCAGCGCGTTGTAAATGCTCGGTACGCTGTCGCGTGGAAATTCCACGTCGATAACGGCGCCGATGATTTGAACGATACGTCCGCTACTCATAGCTGGATCCTCTGAATATTTGAACCGTTAAACCGCGGCAGCGCCGCCGACGATTTCCGAGATCTCTTGGGTGATCGCAGCCTGACGCGCCTTGTTGTAGACCAGCTGCAAATCGCTGATCAAATCACCGGCGTTGTCGGTAGCGTTCTTCATCGCGATCATCCGCGCAGCTTGTTCAGCCGCGTTGTTCTCGACCACCGCCTGGTAGACCTGCGACTCAACGTAACGGACCATC
It encodes:
- a CDS encoding F0F1 ATP synthase subunit epsilon, with the protein product MAMTVHCDIVSAEGEIFSGLVEMVVAHGALGDLGIALGHAPLITNLKPGPIRLIKQGGEEEVYYISGGFLEVQPNMVKVLADTVQRAADLDEASAQEAVKAAEKALHDRGAEFDYGSAAARLAEAAAQLRTVQQIRKKFGH
- the atpD gene encoding F0F1 ATP synthase subunit beta, whose amino-acid sequence is MSSGRIVQIIGAVIDVEFPRDSVPSIYNALEVQSAAGTTLEVQQQLGDGVVRTIAMGSTEGLKRGLEVKDSGAAISVPVGKATLGRIMDVLGNPIDEAGPIDTEERWGIHRPAPTFAEQAGGNDLLETGIKVIDLVCPFAKGGKVGLFGGAGVGKTVNMMELIRNIAIEHAGYSVFAGVGERTREGNDFYHEMKDSNVLDKVALVYGQMNEPPGNRLRVALTGLTMAEKFRDEGNDVLLFVDNIYRYTLAGTEVSALLGRMPSAVGYQPTLAEEMGTLQERITSTKNGSITSIQAVYVPADDLTDPSPATTFAHLDATVVLSRDIASLGIYPAVDPLDSTSRQLDPNVIGQDHYDTARGVQYVLQRYKELKDIIAILGMDELSEADKQLVNRARKIQRFLSQPFFVAEVFTGASGKYVSLKDTIAGFKGILNGDYDHLPEQAFYMVGGIEEAIEKAKKL